In Pirellulales bacterium, a genomic segment contains:
- a CDS encoding DUF6655 family protein — translation MKTRRYFCVVAVALITLAGCVTTKQTDTARTGIEQLLLSTATDQALDKVDLTPIAHAKVFVDTQYLDCVDKNYVIVSLHQRLLNQDCKLVEKREDAEVVVEVGAGSLGTDHTEWFVGVPEIPLAMPSPISIPKLSVFTRTRAMGTAKICVVAMDVKTHQAVINSGYALARSDLKDWNVLGVNSAQTGTVPQAIKSATGENETINLPSNIARKPALTR, via the coding sequence ATGAAGACGCGTCGCTACTTCTGCGTCGTTGCTGTCGCGCTAATAACGCTAGCCGGCTGCGTCACCACGAAGCAGACCGATACGGCCCGCACCGGCATCGAGCAGTTGTTGCTCTCGACGGCGACGGACCAGGCGCTCGATAAAGTCGACCTGACGCCGATCGCGCATGCCAAGGTCTTCGTCGATACGCAGTACCTGGACTGCGTGGACAAGAATTATGTGATCGTCTCGTTGCACCAGCGTCTTTTGAACCAGGATTGCAAGCTCGTCGAGAAGCGCGAGGACGCCGAAGTTGTGGTCGAGGTCGGCGCGGGCAGCCTGGGCACCGATCACACCGAATGGTTCGTCGGCGTGCCGGAAATTCCCCTCGCCATGCCGTCGCCCATTTCCATTCCCAAGCTTTCGGTGTTCACGCGCACCCGGGCCATGGGCACGGCCAAGATTTGCGTCGTGGCCATGGATGTCAAAACGCACCAGGCTGTGATCAACTCCGGCTATGCGCTGGCCCGCAGCGACCTGAAGGACTGGAACGTGCTGGGCGTCAACAGCGCGCAGACCGGCACGGTACCGCAGGCGATCAAAAGCGCGACGGGCGAAAACGAAACGATCAATTTGCCGTCGAACATCGCGCGCAAGCCGGCGCTGACGCGGTAA
- the mgtE gene encoding magnesium transporter — MLGKLAFPEIRELIEAADFETLRDVLNGWLPADVAAVLSRLDMEERSRVFRVLGSHQAAEAFEYLDGDSQQQLLATLDDAAAAAVLNDMAPDDRTALFEELPHETSTRLLPLLSAEQQQVTKSLLSYGKDTVGRLMTPDYIAVKREWTVKHVLDHVRVHGKDSETLNVVYVTDNQNRLIDDIRIREVLLAPLHEHVSSLLDERFVSLVVTDSKRHAVDVFRKYDRTALPVVDTHGFLMGIVTIDDVLDVAEKEATREIQRLGGLEALDEPYATTPLLVMVRKRASWLVLLFLGELLTATAMAYYEEEIAKAVILAMFVPLIISSGGNSGSQAATLLVRALALGEVHLRDWGRVFRRELTSGVMLGSLLGTIGFARIALWSWVSDLYGPHWARYGLTVCLSLIGVVTWGTLSGSMLPFLLKRLGFDPATSSAPFVATLVDVTGLVIYFSVAMFVLGGIVL; from the coding sequence ATGCTTGGCAAGCTCGCTTTCCCGGAAATTCGCGAACTGATCGAAGCTGCGGATTTCGAAACGTTGCGGGACGTGCTCAACGGCTGGCTACCGGCCGACGTCGCGGCCGTCTTGAGCCGGCTCGACATGGAGGAGCGCTCACGCGTCTTTCGCGTGCTGGGCAGCCACCAGGCCGCCGAAGCTTTCGAATACTTGGACGGCGACTCGCAGCAGCAATTACTGGCCACGCTCGACGACGCGGCGGCCGCGGCCGTGCTCAACGACATGGCGCCGGACGATCGTACGGCGCTGTTCGAAGAACTGCCGCACGAGACATCAACCCGTTTGCTGCCGCTGCTCTCGGCCGAACAACAGCAAGTGACGAAATCCTTGCTCAGCTACGGCAAGGATACGGTCGGCCGGCTGATGACGCCCGACTACATTGCCGTGAAGCGGGAATGGACCGTGAAGCACGTGCTGGACCATGTGCGCGTGCATGGCAAGGACAGCGAGACGCTCAATGTTGTCTATGTCACTGACAACCAAAACCGGCTGATCGACGACATACGGATTCGTGAAGTGTTGCTGGCTCCGCTGCACGAGCACGTATCGTCCTTGCTCGACGAACGGTTCGTCAGCCTGGTCGTGACCGACAGCAAGCGCCACGCGGTCGATGTATTTCGCAAGTACGATCGCACCGCGTTACCGGTCGTGGATACGCATGGATTCCTGATGGGGATCGTGACGATCGACGACGTGCTGGACGTGGCCGAGAAGGAAGCCACTCGCGAAATTCAACGCCTGGGCGGCCTGGAAGCGCTCGACGAACCGTACGCAACGACGCCGCTACTGGTGATGGTGCGCAAGCGTGCGTCATGGCTGGTCCTGTTGTTTCTCGGCGAATTGCTGACCGCCACCGCCATGGCCTATTACGAAGAGGAAATTGCCAAGGCGGTGATCCTGGCGATGTTCGTGCCGCTGATCATTTCCAGCGGCGGCAACTCCGGTTCGCAAGCCGCTACGCTGCTGGTTCGCGCGCTCGCATTGGGCGAGGTCCATTTACGCGATTGGGGACGCGTGTTCCGGCGCGAACTGACTTCGGGCGTCATGCTCGGCTCTTTGCTGGGGACGATCGGCTTTGCGCGCATCGCGCTGTGGAGTTGGGTTTCGGACCTGTATGGGCCGCATTGGGCGCGTTATGGGCTGACCGTGTGCCTGTCTCTGATCGGCGTCGTCACCTGGGGCACGCTGTCGGGCTCGATGCTGCCGTTTTTGCTCAAGCGGCTCGGTTTTGATCCCGCGACTTCCTCGGCCCCGTTTGTGGCGACCCTGGTCGACGTGACGGGACTGGTGATTTATTTCTCGGTGGCCATGTTCGTGTTGGGCGGGATTGTGCTCTGA